Proteins encoded by one window of Anopheles maculipalpis chromosome 2RL, idAnoMacuDA_375_x, whole genome shotgun sequence:
- the LOC126556164 gene encoding L-threonine 3-dehydrogenase, mitochondrial, translating to MLLRKASTAFGGCLRQQLQRGSTADGVLLPLAAVQQQLSCAAVPQRRGFSNGVGRKTHPKILITGGLGQLGVECAKLLRGQYGEESVILSDIIKPSNEIVNSGPYIFADILDFKGLQKIVVDHRVDWIIHFSALLSAIGEQNVPLAVRVNIEGMHNVLELAKQYKLRIFVPSTIGAFGPDSPRNPTPNVTIQRPRTIYGVSKVHAELMGEYYHHKFGLDFRCLRFPGVISSDPPGGGTTDYAVAIFFEGLKTGKYQCYLKPDTRLPMMYIEDCLRSLLEFMTAPEEKLQRRVYNVTAMSFTPEELVEKLSKYIPELHVSYRPDSRQLIADSWPQIFDDSEARRDWGWQHHYDLDKLVDLMVRDVTENYIKKGAN from the exons ATGCTGTTGCGTAAGGCCTCGACCGCGTTTGGCGGATGTTTGCGCCAACAGTTGCAGCGTGGCTCCACAGCCGATGGTGTGCTGCTTCCGCTTGCGGCAGTACAGCAACAGCTCAGCTGCGCGGCAGTACCGCAACGTCGAGGGTTTTCAAACGGTGTAGGACGTAAAACGCATCCCAAAATTCTCATCACAG GTGGACTCGGACAACTTGGTGTGGAGTGTGCGAAACTTTTGCGAGGCCAGTACGGCGAGGAGAGTGTTATCCTGTCCGACATTATCAAACCGAGCAATGAAATCGTCAACAGTGGACCGTACATCTtcgccgacattctcgactttAAGGGGCTGCAGAAGATCGTGGTCGATCATCGCGTCGACTGGATCATTCACTTTTCCGCGCTGCTCAGTGCGATCGGTGAGCAAAACGTGCCACTCGCTGTACGCGTCAACATCGAGGGCATGCACAATGTGCTCGAGCTGGCCAAACAGTACAAGTTGCGGATCTTTGTACCTAGTACGATCGGTGCATTCGGTCCGGATAGCCCACGGAACCCTACGCCGAACGTGACGATCCAGCGACCGCGCACAATCTACGGTGTATCGAAGGTGCACGCAGAACTGATGGGCGAGTACTACCACCACAAGTTCGGGTTGGACTTCCGCTGCCTTCGGTTTCCGGGTGTGATTTCCAGCGATCCACCCGGCGGTGGTACTACCG ATTACGCCGTGGCTATTTTCTTCGAGGGACTAAAGACGGGTAAATACCAATGCTATCTTAAACCTGACACGCGTTTGCCCATGATGTACATCGAGGATTGTCTGCGATCTTTGCTGGAGTTTATGACCGCACCGGAGGAGAAGCTACAACGCCGAGTGTACAACGTCACTGCCATGTCCTTTACGCCCGAGGAGCTCGTGGAGAAGCTGTCGAAGTATATTCCCGAGCTACACGTGAGCTACCGACCAGATAGCCGGCAGCTTATTGCCGATTCGTGGCCACAAATCTTTGACGACTCCGAGGCGCGCCGAGACTGGGGCTGGCAGCACCACTACGATCTGGACAAGTTAGTCGATCTAATGGTACGCGATGTCACCGAAAACTACATCAAAAAGGGGGCTAACTAA